In the genome of Balneola sp., one region contains:
- a CDS encoding FAD-binding protein produces MISTEYDIVVIGSGMGGMSAAALLSNAGYKILILEAALHPGGCSSSYPRKGYIFESGATTLIGFDENQPLWYLEKETGLKIPRKELSPSMSINLDGERITRFKNREKWIEEAIRVFGNPDGQRRFWELAFSLSDIVWRVSLKNTFFPPKSISDWISLFTSNNPLDVWVLKYAFKSVNQLAEHLEVATPKFLRFLDEQLMITAQANSMDTPFLFGAPGLTYTNYSNYYVPGGLIEMIYSIRDFVEQKGGKLHTKEAVTGIEQEGEEYIVKTKKGNSYKVPIVVSNLPIWNMSELSLGEVKSYFEKESQEYDKAWGAITLGIVTTDTYPQNMELHHQIHLSNEETVPFTNSESVFVSMSQKGDEKRAPNGNRTLNVSCHANPEYWFSMNGTYDLNKEEVQKFILQLLSERLPGFKESELKLIHTATPVTWENWVYRKKGRVGGIPQSMARSLLKWSPSQTPFQGLYLVGDTTYPGQGIPGVTLSGINVYSRIVKNYS; encoded by the coding sequence ATGATTTCTACAGAATATGATATTGTAGTTATTGGATCTGGAATGGGAGGGATGAGCGCAGCAGCGCTATTATCCAATGCAGGGTATAAGATATTAATCCTGGAAGCAGCACTCCATCCCGGAGGGTGTAGTTCGTCCTATCCGAGAAAGGGGTATATCTTTGAATCAGGAGCGACAACACTAATTGGCTTTGATGAAAATCAGCCGCTTTGGTATTTGGAAAAAGAAACGGGGTTAAAGATCCCACGAAAAGAGTTAAGCCCCTCAATGAGTATTAATTTAGATGGAGAGCGGATCACTCGTTTCAAAAACCGGGAAAAATGGATTGAGGAAGCTATTCGAGTATTTGGAAATCCAGATGGACAAAGAAGATTTTGGGAGCTGGCATTTTCTTTATCTGACATAGTTTGGAGAGTTTCGTTAAAGAACACCTTCTTCCCCCCTAAAAGTATAAGTGATTGGATTAGTCTTTTTACTTCAAATAATCCATTAGATGTTTGGGTACTCAAATATGCATTCAAATCTGTAAATCAATTAGCAGAACACTTAGAGGTAGCAACTCCTAAATTTCTTCGTTTTTTAGATGAGCAACTGATGATTACTGCCCAGGCTAATTCTATGGATACCCCATTTTTGTTCGGGGCTCCGGGACTCACTTACACGAATTATTCCAATTACTACGTTCCAGGAGGATTAATAGAGATGATTTATTCAATTCGTGATTTTGTGGAACAGAAAGGTGGAAAGCTACATACTAAAGAAGCAGTCACTGGAATCGAACAGGAAGGAGAAGAGTATATCGTTAAAACCAAGAAAGGAAATAGTTATAAAGTCCCAATTGTGGTGTCTAATCTTCCAATTTGGAATATGTCTGAACTTAGTTTAGGTGAGGTGAAATCTTATTTCGAAAAAGAATCCCAAGAATATGATAAAGCATGGGGAGCAATTACCCTAGGTATCGTAACTACTGATACCTATCCTCAAAACATGGAGCTGCATCATCAAATTCACCTCTCAAATGAAGAGACAGTTCCATTTACCAACTCAGAATCTGTCTTTGTATCAATGTCTCAAAAAGGTGATGAAAAGAGAGCACCAAATGGAAATCGAACACTTAATGTCTCTTGTCATGCTAATCCTGAGTATTGGTTTTCAATGAATGGAACATATGATTTGAATAAAGAAGAAGTACAAAAGTTTATTCTTCAGTTACTTTCAGAAAGACTTCCGGGTTTTAAGGAATCGGAACTAAAATTAATTCATACAGCTACTCCGGTAACCTGGGAGAATTGGGTATACCGAAAAAAAGGCAGGGTAGGGGGAATCCCTCAAAGCATGGCACGGAGCTTGCTAAAGTGGTCACCGAGCCAAACTCCTTTTCAAGGATTGTATTTGGTTGGCGACACTACCTATCCAGGGCAGGGAATTCCTGGCGTAACTTTAAGTGGTATAAACGTATATTCCCGCATTGTAAAAAATTATTCCTAA
- a CDS encoding rhomboid family intramembrane serine protease gives MDQFQPNTRFSVFPPAVKYLLIWNGIFFFATTSIYGGWTPIGAMFSNLLVLQPVGDGFMPWQLVTYMFLHADMSHIFFNLFALWIFGQSLENLWGTRRFLMYYFLTGIGAGIIHLIFSGAATIGASGAVFGILLGFGMMFPDRYIILLFPPIPIKAKYFVGIYGVIELFSGLSRVESGVAHFAHLGGLVIGFILIKIWKIKKPMHY, from the coding sequence TTGGATCAGTTTCAACCTAATACCCGGTTTTCGGTATTCCCACCAGCAGTAAAATACCTTCTTATATGGAATGGTATTTTCTTTTTTGCGACTACAAGTATATATGGTGGATGGACTCCTATAGGAGCAATGTTTTCTAATTTGTTAGTACTCCAACCTGTTGGTGATGGCTTCATGCCTTGGCAGCTTGTTACGTATATGTTTCTCCATGCCGATATGAGCCATATATTCTTTAATCTTTTTGCTCTCTGGATATTTGGCCAATCTCTTGAAAATTTATGGGGTACTAGAAGATTTTTGATGTACTATTTTCTAACAGGTATTGGAGCTGGAATTATACATTTAATTTTTTCCGGAGCGGCTACAATTGGAGCTTCTGGGGCAGTATTTGGAATATTATTGGGTTTTGGTATGATGTTTCCGGATCGCTACATCATACTTTTATTTCCTCCAATTCCGATTAAGGCAAAATATTTTGTTGGAATTTATGGAGTGATTGAGTTGTTCTCAGGATTGTCTCGGGTAGAAAGTGGAGTAGCTCATTTTGCTCACCTGGGTGGTTTGGTGATTGGATTTATCCTTATCAAAATTTGGAAAATTAAAAAACCGATGCATTACTAG
- a CDS encoding DUF1572 domain-containing protein: MIENYLESVRKQFEYYKLLGERTFDQLEDEDLFWEYNPESNSIAIIVKHLWGNMLSRWTDFLTTDGEKEWRNRDTEFEADITTRGEMMEKWDEGWTCLFAAINSVHEEHFDQLVYIRNMGHTIPEAINRQLAHYSYHIGQIVYIGRMKKGDAWRSLSVPKGGTAAYNAEKFSKGKRRAHFTDELMDNDNKNQG, translated from the coding sequence ATGATTGAGAACTACCTTGAAAGCGTCCGAAAACAATTCGAGTACTACAAGTTGCTTGGTGAACGAACTTTTGACCAATTAGAAGATGAAGACCTGTTCTGGGAGTATAACCCGGAAAGTAATTCCATTGCCATTATCGTGAAGCATTTATGGGGAAATATGCTTTCCCGTTGGACGGACTTCCTCACTACTGATGGTGAAAAAGAATGGAGAAACCGCGACACCGAGTTTGAGGCAGACATCACCACAAGAGGAGAAATGATGGAAAAATGGGATGAAGGCTGGACGTGTTTATTTGCTGCCATTAATTCTGTCCATGAAGAGCACTTTGATCAGCTCGTTTACATCCGGAATATGGGGCACACAATACCTGAGGCAATCAACCGGCAACTTGCTCACTATTCCTATCACATTGGTCAGATTGTATACATCGGGAGAATGAAAAAGGGAGATGCATGGAGAAGCCTATCCGTCCCAAAAGGCGGAACCGCTGCCTATAATGCTGAGAAGTTTAGTAAGGGAAAACGGAGAGCTCACTTTACGGATGAATTGATGGATAATGACAATAAAAACCAAGGATAA
- a CDS encoding TonB-dependent receptor — protein sequence MKKILKSAFILIFGLICFDAYAQSGKIQGKLIDADTKEPLIGATVGIQGTTKGAITDIDGNYLMLNVAPGTYIIEARYIGYATVVVQEVIVRTDLTTTQDFELAPESFEGEELVVVAERQTVIKDITSSEARVSSDEIEKLPVQEVTDVIQLQAGVNVGNDGGIHIRGGRTSEVSYVVDGIRVTDDYDGSNGIRLENESIQELQVISGSFNAEHGQALSGVVNVVTKSGGNKYDASVRAWSGGYLATNKPELYDGIGTSLDSFNPLRMYNFSASVSGPIIKDKLTFFATTRSFLNEGYLTGRNLYSSHGKYVDRVPLDTDLDTYRTLYNERVDLNLPWYSIDTVTVEGVDLLEIRDDGTRDSSLVDMTKFETLSFQGNLEYKFSNTLKFNLIGSIATEESGGYGYNSRFVPTGQNNNFRDNYSINFKTTITPSAYTFLTVNIANRYNEFNSYLYEDPWDPRYFNYDNLSDPLFGTPNILYGNQIPNAGQFATYGTNNSRFFRSTNSYIAKAELSSQLNNHHFIKAGVSAQFDEIKFESVSLIPLIDEGVNFPEGTPDELRVVCADVDNQYPCLELGFPEVNTPGYQKYSENPINLSAYIQDKIEYDNLIINVGLRFDYFDPNTEIPADPEDPDIFFPTKTENQYTDLNGNGQQDDNEPSLTVEDRAQYWWKDASVKYQLSPRIGVAYPINDGGVIYFSYGYFFQMPSYERLYTNSQIFLTQGGGDQGLFGNPDLKPERSIQYELGLKQEIFEGTAIEWTGYYKDTRDYVSSRPQVTGSESINYGIYFNRDYSKSLGMTFAFNQFVSSRFNFGLDYTFGVVEGSNSDPNAEYFNIRGQGGVIDSTSQEVSLTKIVQPLDWDRTHILNGSMFYTGNNWGANLLARFNSGTPYTPATNIPGVTVGEVASNRNLRNTARLPSRFTIDLNAYKNFQIGNNTMQVFLNVYNLLDTKIVNGVYADSGLPTRPLPASIIEDAHPDFYNDPTFYAEPRRVQFGLQLSF from the coding sequence ATGAAGAAGATTCTTAAATCAGCGTTCATTTTAATATTCGGGTTAATTTGCTTTGATGCATACGCCCAATCAGGAAAAATCCAGGGCAAACTAATAGATGCAGACACAAAAGAACCCCTTATTGGCGCAACAGTTGGTATTCAGGGTACAACAAAAGGGGCAATTACTGATATTGATGGTAATTATTTGATGTTAAATGTTGCTCCGGGTACATATATCATCGAAGCGAGATATATCGGTTACGCAACAGTGGTTGTACAGGAAGTAATTGTAAGAACTGATTTAACAACTACACAGGATTTTGAGCTAGCTCCTGAATCATTCGAAGGGGAAGAGCTGGTTGTTGTAGCCGAACGTCAAACTGTAATTAAGGATATTACCAGTTCTGAAGCCCGGGTAAGCAGTGATGAAATTGAAAAATTACCTGTACAGGAAGTCACCGATGTAATTCAGCTTCAGGCTGGGGTAAATGTAGGCAACGATGGTGGGATTCATATAAGGGGTGGAAGAACATCAGAAGTTTCTTATGTCGTTGATGGGATTAGGGTTACCGATGATTATGATGGTAGCAATGGTATCAGACTTGAAAACGAATCCATACAGGAGCTTCAGGTAATTTCAGGTTCATTTAATGCAGAACATGGACAGGCTCTCTCTGGTGTTGTGAATGTTGTTACCAAATCCGGAGGTAATAAGTACGATGCTTCTGTTCGTGCCTGGAGTGGTGGATATTTAGCTACTAACAAACCTGAACTATACGATGGTATTGGTACTAGCCTAGACAGTTTCAATCCTTTACGAATGTATAATTTCAGTGCTTCTGTATCAGGACCTATTATAAAAGACAAGCTTACCTTCTTTGCAACTACGCGAAGTTTCCTGAATGAAGGGTACCTAACAGGACGAAACCTGTATTCATCACATGGTAAATATGTTGATCGTGTACCTTTAGATACGGATCTGGATACTTACCGAACATTATATAATGAAAGAGTAGATCTTAACCTGCCCTGGTATTCAATTGATACAGTTACTGTTGAGGGGGTTGATCTCCTTGAAATCCGTGATGATGGAACACGAGATAGCTCATTAGTTGATATGACTAAATTTGAAACATTGAGTTTTCAGGGTAATCTCGAATACAAATTTTCGAACACGCTAAAGTTCAACCTGATCGGGTCTATTGCTACTGAAGAAAGTGGTGGGTATGGGTATAACAGCAGGTTTGTTCCTACTGGTCAGAACAATAATTTCAGAGATAACTATTCGATAAACTTTAAGACGACTATAACTCCATCTGCTTATACCTTCCTTACTGTTAACATTGCAAACCGCTATAATGAGTTCAATAGTTATTTGTATGAAGATCCCTGGGATCCAAGGTATTTCAACTATGATAACCTTTCAGATCCTCTTTTTGGTACACCAAATATTTTATACGGGAACCAAATTCCTAATGCTGGGCAATTTGCTACATATGGAACTAATAATAGTCGGTTCTTCAGATCTACCAATAGCTATATTGCAAAGGCAGAACTATCAAGCCAGCTAAATAACCACCACTTTATCAAGGCGGGTGTAAGTGCTCAGTTTGATGAGATCAAATTTGAAAGCGTAAGCTTGATTCCATTAATTGATGAAGGAGTAAACTTTCCTGAAGGCACCCCGGATGAATTAAGAGTGGTTTGTGCCGATGTAGATAATCAATATCCTTGCCTTGAACTTGGCTTCCCAGAGGTCAATACACCTGGCTATCAGAAGTATTCTGAAAACCCGATTAACCTCAGTGCATACATCCAGGATAAGATCGAATATGATAACCTCATCATTAATGTTGGTTTGCGATTCGATTACTTCGATCCAAATACAGAGATTCCTGCTGACCCGGAAGATCCAGATATCTTTTTCCCTACTAAAACAGAAAATCAGTACACAGATTTAAACGGAAACGGACAGCAAGATGATAATGAGCCTTCTCTAACAGTTGAAGACAGAGCTCAATATTGGTGGAAAGACGCTTCTGTTAAATATCAGCTTAGTCCGCGTATTGGTGTGGCTTATCCTATTAATGATGGAGGGGTAATCTACTTCTCCTATGGTTATTTCTTTCAGATGCCTTCCTATGAAAGATTATATACGAATAGCCAGATTTTCCTTACTCAGGGTGGGGGAGATCAAGGACTTTTTGGTAATCCGGATCTTAAACCAGAACGTTCGATTCAGTACGAATTAGGTCTTAAACAAGAAATCTTTGAGGGAACAGCTATTGAATGGACAGGATACTATAAAGATACTCGGGACTATGTTTCCAGTCGCCCTCAGGTTACAGGAAGTGAATCCATTAATTATGGTATTTACTTCAACCGTGATTATTCCAAGTCTCTCGGTATGACTTTCGCTTTCAATCAATTCGTAAGTTCACGATTTAACTTTGGTTTAGATTATACTTTTGGGGTAGTGGAGGGTAGTAACTCTGACCCTAACGCTGAATACTTTAACATTAGAGGACAGGGTGGAGTTATTGATTCAACAAGCCAAGAAGTGTCACTCACAAAGATTGTACAACCGCTTGATTGGGATAGAACGCATATCTTAAATGGTTCTATGTTTTATACCGGGAATAATTGGGGAGCAAACCTGTTAGCCAGATTTAATTCAGGAACGCCTTATACACCCGCAACAAACATCCCGGGTGTTACTGTTGGTGAGGTTGCTTCGAACAGAAATCTTAGAAATACTGCTCGTCTACCATCCAGGTTTACTATTGACTTGAATGCGTACAAGAATTTCCAGATCGGGAATAACACAATGCAGGTTTTCCTAAATGTATATAACCTGCTTGATACAAAAATTGTGAATGGTGTATATGCCGATTCCGGTCTGCCTACAAGGCCACTTCCGGCAAGTATCATTGAAGATGCGCACCCTGATTTTTATAACGACCCAACTTTCTATGCTGAACCGAGAAGAGTTCAATTTGGACTACAGCTATCTTTTTAA
- the polA gene encoding DNA polymerase I, translated as MSKKLLFLLDGMALAYRAHFAFINANLKNSKGIPTGPVLGFANTLEKMLDEQKPTHIAVAWDTHAPTFRHIKDESYKAQRPPQPEELTIGIPLIKEMLEAWGIKNIEQDGFEADDIIGTIASNANADDVDVMLVTPDKDFMQLVHDHIKMMKPNNKDGGFDIVDREGVKEYFGVYPEKVIDVLAILGDTVDNIPGVPGIGKKGAPALIERFGSLEECIVQADAITAKRQREGLQEFADQAMHAKFMVTIKTDVPDTADWEQLVWSSFEKKDLGLFFKKMEFRTLTRKYLGEQGPVAEKSGDQVDLFGSIGEQEELKKLDTENNNYELVNSIDRVKELVKELEKAKVLCFDSETDSPDPISAGMVGLSFSLNPGTGYYIPVNVAGGLNEKEVLELVRPLFENEDSLKVAHNYKFDYTILSRHGISIHGRPFDTMVAAYLVDASQKIKMDELSKKYLGYEPVPIVDLIGTGKAQKSMADLTPEEVYLYACEDADITLQLYQVLSKKMKEDELNEVSDQVDFPLMEVLGDMEFQGIRLDEDMLVSFSGELEQDIRKLEAEIYEKAGQEFNINSPAQLGDILFDKLGLPAGKKTKTGKYSTNEAVLTKLAVKYEIPSLILEYRSLAKLKSTYVDALPSMINVDTNRVHTDFNQSVAATGRLASSNPNLQNIPIRTARGREIRKAFIAEEGFKIMSADYSQVELRVIAHIAKDEAMIEAFRQGEDIHARTAKEIFHLDSLDEVTQDHRRKAKEVNFGIPYGLSAYGLAQNLGIENSEGKEMIDEYFNRFPNIQNYITETQVFAKEHGYVKTLLGRRRYIPDINSSNWTKRGFAERVAINMPIQGTAADIIKLAMIHIHNWLQSNNKKSRMLLQVHDELIFEIHESELDEVPAKIEALMEGAFAMDVPLKVEAGIGDNWLEAH; from the coding sequence ATGTCCAAAAAACTTCTCTTTCTACTGGATGGTATGGCACTGGCTTACCGTGCTCATTTTGCATTCATAAATGCAAATCTTAAAAACAGTAAAGGGATTCCTACAGGTCCTGTACTTGGTTTTGCTAATACATTAGAGAAGATGTTGGATGAGCAAAAACCTACTCATATTGCAGTGGCTTGGGATACCCATGCTCCAACTTTTAGGCATATTAAGGACGAATCTTATAAGGCTCAGCGACCTCCTCAACCTGAGGAACTAACGATTGGTATTCCCCTTATTAAGGAGATGTTGGAGGCCTGGGGAATAAAGAATATTGAACAAGATGGATTTGAAGCCGACGATATCATAGGTACTATTGCTTCGAACGCGAATGCAGATGATGTAGATGTGATGCTAGTTACCCCTGATAAAGACTTTATGCAGTTGGTTCATGACCATATTAAAATGATGAAGCCAAATAATAAAGATGGGGGATTCGATATTGTCGATAGAGAAGGGGTGAAAGAGTATTTCGGGGTATATCCAGAGAAAGTTATCGATGTGTTAGCCATTCTTGGAGATACCGTTGATAATATACCTGGCGTTCCGGGAATTGGGAAAAAGGGAGCTCCGGCCTTAATTGAACGATTTGGATCATTGGAAGAATGTATTGTTCAGGCTGATGCCATAACGGCCAAACGTCAACGTGAGGGGCTGCAAGAATTCGCTGATCAGGCAATGCATGCCAAGTTTATGGTTACTATTAAAACCGATGTGCCAGATACCGCTGATTGGGAGCAGCTGGTATGGAGTTCTTTTGAAAAAAAGGATCTCGGACTATTCTTCAAAAAGATGGAGTTTAGAACCTTAACCAGAAAGTATTTAGGAGAGCAGGGGCCAGTAGCTGAAAAGTCAGGTGACCAAGTAGATCTGTTTGGTTCAATTGGAGAGCAGGAAGAGCTGAAAAAGCTGGATACTGAGAATAATAACTATGAGCTTGTAAATTCCATAGATCGGGTTAAGGAACTCGTCAAAGAATTAGAGAAGGCAAAGGTTCTTTGTTTTGATAGTGAGACTGATTCTCCGGATCCAATTTCTGCTGGTATGGTGGGGCTTTCATTCTCCTTAAATCCCGGAACTGGATACTATATCCCGGTTAATGTTGCAGGAGGTCTAAATGAGAAAGAAGTATTAGAGTTAGTAAGGCCATTATTTGAAAATGAAGACTCGCTGAAGGTTGCCCATAATTATAAATTCGATTATACCATTCTGTCCAGGCATGGTATAAGTATACACGGTAGACCTTTTGATACCATGGTTGCTGCTTATCTGGTAGATGCGAGCCAGAAAATCAAAATGGATGAGCTTTCAAAAAAGTACCTGGGTTATGAACCAGTACCAATTGTTGATTTGATAGGGACAGGAAAAGCTCAGAAGTCGATGGCGGATTTAACTCCTGAGGAAGTTTATCTCTATGCTTGTGAAGATGCAGATATTACTCTCCAACTTTATCAAGTGTTAAGTAAGAAGATGAAAGAAGATGAACTTAACGAGGTATCGGATCAGGTTGATTTCCCACTTATGGAAGTGTTGGGGGATATGGAATTCCAGGGGATTCGATTAGATGAGGATATGCTTGTAAGCTTTTCTGGAGAATTGGAGCAAGACATTCGAAAGCTAGAGGCTGAGATTTACGAAAAAGCAGGGCAGGAGTTCAATATCAATTCTCCTGCTCAGTTAGGAGATATATTATTTGATAAACTCGGATTGCCGGCAGGAAAGAAAACTAAAACCGGGAAATACTCTACCAATGAAGCTGTGCTCACAAAACTTGCAGTTAAATATGAGATTCCAAGCTTGATCCTGGAATACCGCTCTCTGGCTAAGCTTAAATCTACCTATGTAGATGCTCTGCCTTCGATGATAAATGTAGACACTAACCGTGTACATACCGACTTCAATCAAAGCGTAGCAGCGACTGGTAGATTGGCTTCATCCAATCCCAATCTCCAGAACATTCCAATCCGAACAGCAAGAGGAAGGGAAATCCGAAAAGCATTTATTGCCGAGGAAGGATTTAAGATTATGTCAGCTGATTATTCGCAAGTAGAACTTCGGGTAATTGCCCATATCGCCAAAGATGAAGCGATGATCGAAGCCTTCCGGCAAGGAGAGGATATTCATGCTCGCACAGCCAAGGAGATTTTTCATCTAGATTCACTGGATGAAGTGACGCAAGACCACCGGCGCAAAGCTAAGGAAGTAAATTTTGGTATTCCTTATGGATTAAGTGCCTATGGACTTGCCCAAAATCTTGGAATCGAAAATAGTGAGGGTAAGGAGATGATTGATGAGTACTTTAATCGCTTTCCTAATATCCAGAACTATATTACAGAGACCCAAGTATTTGCAAAAGAGCATGGGTATGTAAAAACTCTGCTTGGCAGAAGAAGATATATCCCGGATATCAATTCGAGTAACTGGACGAAAAGAGGTTTTGCAGAACGAGTTGCCATCAATATGCCTATTCAAGGAACTGCGGCAGATATTATTAAGCTGGCGATGATTCATATTCATAACTGGCTACAATCCAACAACAAAAAAAGCCGGATGCTTTTACAGGTTCATGATGAATTGATTTTTGAAATCCATGAAAGCGAACTGGACGAGGTGCCAGCTAAAATTGAAGCGTTAATGGAAGGGGCTTTCGCAATGGATGTGCCACTAAAAGTAGAAGCCGGGATTGGAGATAATTGGTTAGAGGCGCATTAG
- a CDS encoding rhomboid family intramembrane serine protease, which produces MANNSFGYSVKRGFAAMPDALRVIILLNAGVLVAQLATFSLFGVDLAEYLGLNTDALVTITQPWRILTYMFLHSMENLFHFVFNMLWLWWMGRPVEERLGSRSFLTIYLGAGLAGALVDVVVSFAAESTLVIGASGAVFGVMVAFAMLFPRTPIMLFLLPPIEARFVVGGLIALDIIFLNSGGQVARIVHLGGALGGYLLMRAHANGFDLSLIPRYFEYLFRKIKPTPSASKPKTRNKKMSIVSDANIVEEIDQSELDEILEKISKKGYDSLTKEEKRKLFELSKKD; this is translated from the coding sequence ATGGCTAATAACTCGTTTGGATATAGTGTTAAGAGGGGCTTTGCAGCAATGCCAGATGCATTGAGGGTTATTATACTTTTGAATGCTGGAGTACTTGTTGCACAGTTAGCAACATTCTCTTTATTTGGAGTCGACCTAGCAGAGTATTTGGGGCTTAATACAGATGCTTTAGTTACCATTACGCAGCCTTGGAGAATACTGACTTATATGTTTCTTCATTCAATGGAGAATCTGTTCCACTTTGTCTTCAATATGCTCTGGTTGTGGTGGATGGGTCGCCCGGTTGAAGAGAGGCTAGGTTCCAGAAGTTTTCTCACTATTTATTTGGGAGCCGGTCTAGCTGGCGCTTTAGTTGATGTAGTAGTCAGTTTTGCCGCAGAATCAACATTAGTAATAGGAGCATCCGGAGCAGTATTTGGAGTTATGGTTGCCTTCGCTATGCTTTTCCCAAGAACCCCGATAATGTTGTTTCTTCTTCCACCAATTGAAGCTCGTTTTGTAGTAGGAGGATTAATAGCACTGGATATTATTTTCTTGAACAGTGGAGGACAAGTTGCCAGAATTGTGCATTTAGGGGGAGCATTAGGCGGTTATTTACTTATGAGAGCGCATGCAAATGGGTTTGATTTAAGCCTTATTCCCCGATATTTCGAATATCTATTCCGAAAAATTAAACCTACACCGTCTGCGTCAAAGCCAAAGACAAGAAACAAAAAAATGAGCATTGTCAGCGATGCAAATATTGTTGAGGAAATAGACCAAAGTGAGCTGGATGAGATACTGGAAAAAATTTCAAAAAAGGGATATGACTCACTTACAAAAGAAGAAAAAAGAAAACTATTTGAACTAAGTAAAAAGGATTAG
- a CDS encoding flavodoxin-dependent (E)-4-hydroxy-3-methylbut-2-enyl-diphosphate synthase has translation MFGIERKETIKVMVGDVAIGGGTPIVVQSMTNTDTADVDETVDQIDHLHLAGSELVRITVNNDAAAKAVPYIKEKLINRGVTVPLIGDFHYNGHVLLTKYPEMAESLAKYRINPGNTGTKTRDKNFATIVEQAIKYDKPVRIGVNWGSLDQQLLAEKMDANNQLSLPKSAKEVMFDTMIESARRSSEIAEDVGLASNKIIISCKMSGVQDVIEVYTRMSEVVPYPLHVGLTEAGMGMKGMVASSAALSVILQQGIGDTIRVSLTPQPGADRALEVQVAQQILQSLKIRSFLPQVTSCPGCGRTKSTYFQELAEEIQDYIKESMPVWKDIYSGVEEMDVAVMGCVVNGPGESRAANIGISLPGTFEEPKAPVYIDGEHSTTLKGDNIGGEFRKILNDYISTTYSKK, from the coding sequence ATGTTTGGAATAGAAAGAAAAGAGACCATTAAAGTTATGGTAGGGGATGTCGCAATTGGAGGAGGAACTCCAATTGTTGTTCAGTCTATGACTAATACGGATACCGCTGATGTTGATGAAACAGTTGATCAAATTGATCACCTACACCTTGCTGGTTCTGAGCTGGTTCGTATTACAGTTAATAATGACGCTGCAGCTAAAGCTGTACCTTACATTAAAGAAAAGCTTATTAACAGAGGGGTTACAGTTCCCCTAATTGGAGATTTTCACTACAACGGACATGTGTTATTAACAAAATATCCGGAGATGGCTGAATCTCTAGCTAAATACCGGATTAACCCAGGGAATACTGGTACCAAGACAAGGGATAAAAACTTTGCGACAATTGTTGAGCAAGCAATTAAATATGACAAGCCAGTTCGGATTGGGGTGAACTGGGGGTCACTAGACCAGCAGCTTCTTGCCGAAAAAATGGATGCGAATAACCAGCTTTCTTTACCAAAGTCTGCAAAAGAGGTGATGTTCGATACCATGATAGAAAGTGCAAGAAGGTCTTCAGAAATAGCAGAGGATGTTGGCCTTGCTTCCAATAAGATTATCATTAGCTGTAAAATGTCCGGGGTTCAGGATGTAATTGAAGTATATACTCGAATGTCTGAAGTAGTTCCTTATCCTCTTCATGTTGGACTTACAGAAGCAGGAATGGGAATGAAGGGGATGGTAGCAAGTTCAGCCGCTTTATCCGTAATTCTTCAGCAAGGCATTGGTGATACGATTCGGGTTTCTCTTACTCCTCAACCAGGTGCCGATCGAGCTTTGGAGGTTCAGGTAGCACAACAAATTCTTCAGTCACTAAAAATTAGAAGCTTCCTTCCTCAAGTTACTTCATGCCCAGGGTGTGGAAGAACAAAGAGTACTTATTTCCAAGAATTGGCGGAAGAGATTCAAGACTATATCAAAGAATCTATGCCTGTGTGGAAGGACATTTATTCCGGTGTAGAAGAAATGGACGTTGCAGTGATGGGATGTGTAGTGAATGGCCCAGGTGAATCAAGAGCTGCCAATATTGGAATTTCACTGCCCGGAACATTTGAAGAACCGAAAGCTCCGGTGTATATAGATGGAGAACATTCCACTACTTTGAAAGGGGATAACATCGGAGGAGAATTCCGAAAAATACTAAATGACTACATCTCGACTACCTATTCAAAAAAATAA